From a region of the Triticum aestivum cultivar Chinese Spring chromosome 7D, IWGSC CS RefSeq v2.1, whole genome shotgun sequence genome:
- the LOC123164913 gene encoding bZIP transcription factor 50, with product MDTDLDLDALLASFAGESAAVSELLAPPPLDAAEAGSPESVTSRSSPAGEEVLSEIERFLMQEEEAAGAEPVDGISVDEFLDTLFDGAEEGGEKGNGSEAEAGGSTDGDSRRGEDGVEVVTPETEAEVVTPETEVDGDDPISKKKRRQMRNRDSAMKSRERKKSYVKDLETKSKYLEAECRRLSYALQCCAAENMALRQNMLKDRPIGAHTAMQESAVLSETLPLVSLLWLVSIVCLFLTPGLPNRSLVAPRRAERDLAMVAGKPSSDQPETLELLLHGRRWRGTRERIKLDTPPLRAAAAC from the exons ATGGACACCGACCTCGACCTGGACGCCCTCCTCGCCTCCTTCGCCGGCGAGTCCGCCGCAGTCTCCGAGctcctcgccccgcctccgcttgatGCGGCGGAGGCGGGGTCGCCGGAGTCGGTGACCTCCCGGTCCAGCCCCGCCGGCGAGGAGGTGCTGTCGGAGATCGAGAGGTTTCTgatgcaggaggaggaggcggcgggggcggagcCGGTGGACGGGATCAGCGTGGACGAGTTCTTGGACACgctgttcgacggcgccgaggagGGGGGCGAGAAGGGGAACGGGAGTGAGGCTGAGGCTGGGGGCAGCACCGATGGGGACTCTAGGAGGGGGGAAGACGGGGTGGAGGTGGTGACGCCGGAGACAGAGGCGGAGGTGGTGACGCCCGAGACGGAGGTCGATGGCGATGATCCCATCAGCAAGAAGAAGAGGAG GCAAATGAGGAATAGGGATTCTGCCATGAAGTCCAGGGAGAGGAAGAAGTCATATGTGAAGGACTTGGAGACGAAGAGCAAGTATCTCGAGGCAGAGTGTCGCCGCCTCAGCTACGCACTTCAGTGCTGCGCAGCTGAGAACATGGCACTGCGCCAGAACATGTTGAAGGATAGGCCTATTGGTGCTCACACAGCCATGCAGGAGTCTGCCGTACTTTCGG AAACCCTGCCGCTGGTTTCCCTGCTTTGGCTAGTGAGCATCGTGTGCCTATTCCTAACGCCCGGTCTACCCAACCGAAGTCTGGTGGCTCCAAGGAGAGCCGAAAGAGATCTCGCAATGGTAGCCGGAAAGCCAAGCAGTGATCAACCAGAGACCTTGGAGCTTCTGCTCCATGGAAGGCGCTGGAGGGGCACAAGGGAGAGGATCAAGCTAGATACTCCGCCATTGCGTGCAGCTGCCGCTTGCTAG